From a single Schistosoma mansoni strain Puerto Rico chromosome 4, complete genome genomic region:
- a CDS encoding cactin-related: protein MSHKIKSEVSSYYKHDKVTVNHRRSSSVDSNDGKMSYVSRSSNHKHSKTRPHSSIKSTTHSEHKKSHHSSKKKRKKHRRSSSNSSSSSSSSSSCDNRSDNGTTKKHTSSATVPKELLSLSLEEIQKISEERRQKKALMKILETPEEKRARRLAKKEAKERWRRERMGWDKEYLGYTNEDNPFGDHRLSESFVWKRKLERQGLSHLSKEDLQVLQKKKMQENKMELEAVRRRRIEREREREQHEKEMEMMQRDKEAEYYRSWEQQEDSFHLQQAKLRSRIRIADGRAKPIDLLAKYIADQEEDPMEFEISGVVEILEPTQFLVGLGIEDLEDLLEDIKVVYMELEKGCNAEYWRDITTVVEDELNKLRRLEENSGVAGACGADTRGRSSATISQSVMQSVAETLKGKTYNQLSALEKQIAPKLRGGEGVDVTYWETLAQFVRAQMARTRLRDMHQNNLKRKLECLRQAQGIVSEPLFPSAAVKQSNDRVESDIEQPAQPTEDENDPENFIPPPLPPIELNRDRQEVLRTGTMQATEEEELIRRAREGMEDGEDAQFSVMIPVEDQSFLWSDKYRPRKPRFFNRVHTGFVWNKYNQTHYDLDNPPPKIVQGYKFNVFYPDLIDKTKTPTYTLTACGEPEKDFAILRFIAGPPYEDIAFKIVNREWEYSYKHGFRCQFQNNIFQLWFHFKRFRYRR from the exons ATGAGTCATAAAATTAAGTCGGAAGTCAGCTCATATTACAAACACGATAAGGTTACTGTAAATCACCGCAGAAGTTCTAGTGTTGATAGTAACGATGGTAAAATGTCTTATGTCAGTCGGTCGTCTAATCATAAACATAGCAAGACTAggcctcatagttcgattaagTCAACAACCCATTCAGAACACAAGAAATCCCACCATTCTtccaaaaagaaaagaaaaaagcatAGAAGGTCATCCTCTAACTCATCGtcctcttcatcatcatcgtcgtcatgTGACAATCGCTCTGATAATGGAACCACGAAGAAACACACATCATCTGCTACTGTTCCTAAGGAATTGTTGTCTCTTTCACTGGAAGAAATACAAAAGATTAGTGAAGAAAGGCGACAAAAGAAG GCTTTGATGAAAATCCTGGAAACACCAGAAGAGAAACGAGCCAGACGTTTAGCTAAAAAAGAAGCTAAAGAACGTTGGAGACGCGAACGAATGGGATGGGATAAAGAGTATTTAGGTTATACAAATGAAGATAATCCATTCGGTGATCATCGTCTTTCTGAATCATTTGTCTGGAAACGGAAATTAGAAAGACAAGGATTGTCACATTTATCCAAAGAGGAT CTTCAAGTcttacaaaaaaagaaaatgcaAGAGAATAAAATGGAATTGGAAGCTGTTCGACGTAGACGTAttgaaagagaacgagaacgtGAACAGCATGAGAAAGAAATGGAAATGATGCAACGAGATAAAGAAGCAGAATATTATCGATCATGGGAACAACAAGAAGACAGTTTCCATTTACAACAA GCTAAATTACGTTCTCGTATTCGTATTGCTGATGGACGTGCCAAACCAATTGATTTGTTAGCAAAATATATAGCTGATCAAGAGGAAGATCCAATGGAGTTTGAAATATCAGGTGTAGTGGAAATTTTGGAACCGACACAATTTCTTGTTGGCTTAGGTATAGAAGATTTAGAAGATTTACTTGAAGATATTAAG GTAGTGTATATGGAATTAGAAAAAGGTTGTAATGCAGAATATTGGCGTGATATTACAACTGTTGTTGAAgatgaattaaataaattgCGTCGATTAGAAGAAAATAGCGGAGTAGCTGGTGCATGCGGTGCCGATACCAGAGGTCGTAGTTCGGCTACTATTAGTCAGTCTGTTATGCAAAGTGTTGCGGAAACGTTAAAAGGCAAAACATACAATCAATTAAGTGCATTAGAGAAACAA ATTGCTCCAAAGCTGCGTGGTGGTGAAGGTGTAGATGTGACTTATTGGGAAACATTAGCTCAATTTGTTCGTGCTCAAATGGCCCGTACTCGTCTACGTGATATGCATCAAAACAATCTTAAACGTAAATTAGAATGTTTACGTCAAGCTCAAGGTATTGTCTCAGAACCATTATTTCCTAGTGCTGCTGTTAAACAGTCAAATGATCGTGTCGAATCGGACATTGAACAACCTGCTCAGCCTACTGAAGATGAaaatgatcctgaaaatttcatcCCACCTCCCTTACCTCCGATTGAATTGAACAGAGAC cGTCAAGAAGTTTTACGTACAGGAACGATGCAAGCTACTGAAGAAGAAGAGCTTATAAGGCGAGCTAGAGAAGGCATGGAAGATGGTGAAGATGCACAATTCTCAGTTATG ATTCCAGTTGAAGATCAATCTTTTCTTTGGTCCGATAAATATAGACCAAGAAAACCACGTTTCTTTAATCGTGTTCATACTGGTTTTGTATGGaacaaatataatcaaacacaTTATGATTTAGATAATCCACCGCCCAAGATTGTTCAAGGCTATAAATTCAATGTTTTTTATCCAGATTTAATTGACAAAACTAAAACACCAACTTATACATTGACAGCATGTGGTGAACCAGAAAAAGATTTTGCTATTCTACGTTTTATCGCTGGACCACCATATGAAGATATTGCATTTAAAATTGTTAATCGTGAATGGGAATATTCATATAAGCATGGATTTCGATGtcaatttcaaaataatatctTTCAGTTATGGTTTCATTTTAAACGATTTCGTTATCGTCGATAA
- a CDS encoding putative mitochondrial import inner membrane translocase subunit tim22 — protein MSEEIQKTEETSIRELLFERYKDYLNLSDADRIRYVNFSKELSAALNGDDPSSLKRTISNHIFSDPEKLIRMKLLTFPLPPNEELMVRRVMDSCPFKALLSCFGGFVLGGIFGLFSASVDPMSTVYGAETPTTRQVMKEMYSRSLSHAKSFAMIGTLFAGTECALESYRGKSDLLNSTLSGAIVGGGIGFRAGLQAGLLGAAGFSIFSTAIDYYFRHKN, from the exons ATGTCAGAAGAAATTCAAAAAACTGAAGAAACATCGATACGAGAACTTCTTTTTGAGCGTTATAAAGACTACTTAAACCTTTCAGACGCGGATCGAATTCGTTACGTAAACTTTTCAAAAGAACTGAGCGCTGCATTAAACGGTGATGATCCATCATCCTTAAAAAGAACGATTAGTAATCACATCTTTTCTGATCCTGAAAAGTTGATTCGCATGAAATTATTAACTTTTCCTTTGCCACCAAATGAAGAATTAATGGTGCGCCGGGTAATGGACAGTTGTCCATTTAAAGCTCTGTTAAGCTGCTTTGGAG GTTTTGTTTTGGGCGGTATATTTGGGTTGTTTTCAGCCAGTGTGGACCCAATGAGTACAGTATATGGTGCGGAAACTCCAACTACTCGCCAAGTTATGAAGGAAATGTATTCCCGTTCATTATCACATGCCAAGAGTTTTGCTATGATTGGGACACTTTTCGCTGGTACTGAATGTGCTCTTGAGAGT TACCGTGGAAAGAGTGATCTTCTGAATAGTACATTGTCAGGTGCAATAGTCGGTGGTGGAATAGGTTTTCGAG CTGGTTTACAAGCCGGTCTTTTGGGAGCTGCTGGTTTCTCAATATTCTCTACTGCCATCGATTACTATTTTAGACACAAAAACTAG